The proteins below are encoded in one region of Gammaproteobacteria bacterium:
- a CDS encoding DUF1653 domain-containing protein → MRLVVKNITKSLKFATSKTLEDPIIAPGRYRHYKGNDYQVIGTATHSESNEIVVVYKPLYNDSGLWVRPIDMFRENVEVEGEQIPRFRLIK, encoded by the coding sequence ATGCGCCTAGTGGTAAAAAATATTACGAAGTCATTGAAGTTCGCTACGAGTAAAACATTGGAAGATCCGATAATAGCGCCAGGACGTTACAGACACTACAAGGGTAATGACTATCAAGTGATCGGAACAGCCACGCATTCCGAGTCCAATGAGATTGTGGTGGTTTATAAACCGCTGTATAACGACAGTGGGCTCTGGGTTCGACCAATCGACATGTTCCGCGAGAATGTTGAAGTAGAAGGCGAACAGATTCCACGTTTCCGGTTAATTAAATAA
- the greA gene encoding transcription elongation factor GreA, with translation MDLVPLTARGVEKLREELKYLKSVKRPEIVEAIATAREHGDLKENAEYHAAREQQSFNEGRIQQLEGELSNCQIIDVTTLPNNGKVVFGTTVVLYDEAADAEVTYRIVGAIEADIKLNQISITSPIARALIGKQEGDEAVVDAPSGKKYYEVIEVRYE, from the coding sequence ATGGATCTAGTTCCGTTAACTGCACGCGGGGTTGAAAAACTGCGTGAAGAATTAAAATACCTTAAAAGCGTGAAACGCCCCGAGATCGTTGAAGCGATCGCAACGGCGCGTGAGCACGGTGATCTAAAAGAAAATGCCGAGTACCATGCCGCACGCGAACAGCAGAGTTTTAATGAAGGCCGCATACAACAACTCGAAGGCGAGTTGAGCAATTGTCAGATCATTGACGTCACCACTTTACCGAATAACGGCAAAGTGGTATTTGGCACGACTGTGGTTTTATACGATGAAGCAGCCGATGCCGAGGTGACTTACCGGATCGTGGGAGCCATCGAGGCCGATATTAAGCTAAACCAGATCTCTATCACCTCACCCATCGCAAGAGCTCTGATCGGGAAACAGGAGGGTGATGAAGCCGTGGTGGATGCGCCTAGTGGTAAAAAATATTACGAAGTCATTGAAGTTCGCTACGAGTAA